Part of the Virgibacillus necropolis genome, ATCGCGGAATATGACCCGACTACTCCTTTCGACCCGAAGCAGCTAGCCAAAATCGACGCACAGATAGCCGACGCACACAAAGAAATTGCGGTACTAAACGAAAATAAGCAAGCTACGCCGCAGTTTGATCCGTCCGAAGTCGCTGAACATGTTGAAAATGTACGTAAAGAGGCGTCGGAGCAAATAAGCGTCAAGAAAGCCGAAGAAGAAAAGGCACGGGCAGCCATCGAAAAGGCGAAAAAGGCGTTTCTTGACGCACAAGCGAAGCACCACAACGTCAGGCGCCAAGCTGCAGACATAGCGACGGACGCCAACGAAACTATCAGCCAGTTAACGATAGGTATCGCGCAAGAACTCGGTAAGTTGCACAGAAAAGCGCAGGAGTTAGACCTAAAAGCATTCCGACTTTCCGGCGACGGATCAGCGTCCGGATTACGTAGCGATCAACACCAAGTCGATCAGCTTCGCGATGAACTAAGCGAAATCCGACGAGAGATTACGAGGTTAGAAGGCTTCAAGGCGGAAGTTACCGCAGGTATTCCGGAGTTGAAAAGCTACCGCGACAACAACGGCAAGACTATTTACTTCGCACACGAAGCCGAGCAGACCGACGCAGCAGACAAAGGAAAAGTATAGAAATAGAGGCGCCTTAATTGGCGTCTTTTTCATGTACTAAAGGTCAAAGTTAGTCAAAGTCAAACATTTGGAG contains:
- a CDS encoding coiled-coil domain-containing protein, which produces MKLIDAAKTFLQSKSAKHQAFHNREHELRTKITELEAKKSAKIAEYDPTTPFDPKQLAKIDAQIADAHKEIAVLNENKQATPQFDPSEVAEHVENVRKEASEQISVKKAEEEKARAAIEKAKKAFLDAQAKHHNVRRQAADIATDANETISQLTIGIAQELGKLHRKAQELDLKAFRLSGDGSASGLRSDQHQVDQLRDELSEIRREITRLEGFKAEVTAGIPELKSYRDNNGKTIYFAHEAEQTDAADKGKV